The following nucleotide sequence is from Cicer arietinum cultivar CDC Frontier isolate Library 1 chromosome 2, Cicar.CDCFrontier_v2.0, whole genome shotgun sequence.
TTTCTTTAACACAACTTGCTcattcatgatgagtttgtagaGTCtcccaaatatttttttattttttttattgtattcaCATCCATttacatgataagaataatctTTAAAGGTTAGAAGTATCTTAACTCTTTTATTTGTTGTCCATTCATGTTCTGATTTTTTTAGTTGATGTTGGGTTGTTTGGATCCATTCTTGGTACAAAATTTTCAATTGTAACTATGTGCCACATTTTTGTGTCTTGGGACCTAATAAATAATTGCATCTTactttttcaaaagtaatattcAAAGCCATCAAAATGCGGTGGTTTATTTCATGACCTTTCTTCAACTATGTACTTCACTTTTGATATGACTTATTCTTAAATCTTTTCCTCTAATACTTGTAAGTATTCAAATCTTAGAGCCAAAGCTCTAATGTCTATTAAAGTAACCAAATATGTCACAAGAAATAgggatttaaattttgattgttttaaaatttaatcaaaagttGTGTCAACTATTAACTTGGATAAGACGTTATTAAGAAACTTGTTAGATAATGTTCTCTCCTACATAAATTGAAAGGTGAAAGTAAGTGTTGTGATTTTTGTGATTAATGTATGTAGAAAGTAAATAATGAAGAAGAAATGAGACATACAAAAAATCTATGCGGTTCACCTAATTTGAGCTACATCTAATTCTCGTGATATTTTCAActaatattgataaatttaaacatTTTCATTTGACCCTTTATTTTCTTAGGTCACacattgatttataaaatttgtaatatctaaaataattaaaatcagaTCGAATATTGAGCCAACATAAAcactaatttaaaatttaaatatttgactGAGGTTGAACCGAGAGATCAAACCGacataatatatacatataactaagtCAATAATAAGAAAACTAAAAATACCCCTTTACTCTTTACCTTcccatttattcatttttaattcacTCACAAGTATAATGCTCAGATTAATAATTAAACAGAGAAAAGAGTAAAGAGATAAATGATggaactattatttttaatactaattcAATATCTCTCACTTATTAGCTGTTGTTACTGTAGCTAAACCCCACTTAATATTGTAGCAATACTGATAAGTTCAGTGACCGATTCCAACCCCATTTTGCTTCGTGCTTCATATGCTTTAGTACAAGTAGAACTTTATTCATGGAATCATGGGCAACATGTGTATAGATGAGGGAATAACTGAAGAAATTAACCATTTGATTGCCTCATAGGCTGCATATTTCTGTCAAACCAACACATTATTAGCATAAAATTAACAGGATAGACATTAACTATAAAATATGGATACTACTCAGTTGATTAAGTCTAAGTTTAATATTTccaattctttttaaaaaaattgaggaccaaaaccaaaattttgatttctttatttaaattatcgacacataactaaaaaattaaagcttaattttttacaaataatatagTTGTGTAAAGTGTCGTGAAATACTATCTAAATAGTTACCATcgatttttattaactaaaatgTTTGTTTATGAACTCAAATAGTTGAATCTAGTAGTAAAAGGCAGATATTGAATTTGATAGATTGTATATCCAATCTAAGCGAGTGCAATAAAAAGATTGTCACAGTCATTTACATAagttatgatttatttatttttgaatagtCATAAAGTTTGGGTCCTTTCtgtaaaaaatgacattaatattcCTTTAACCATAGTTAACGAAAATATTAAGTTATTAACCACAGCACTCACACCGCCTTTCTATATAACCCGCCAACACTCTTCGTCTTTTGCAAATCACCCGCaactcttctctctctctctctctctctctctataccAACCTTTCTTCTTATTTCTACCTAAaacatttcatttcatttcaacaacaaaaacaataacaatGTCTCCACAATATCTTCTTCTACTTTTCCCTGACTATGTTTTTTTTCAACCACTTACTCTAAGTTTTCAAACTGcttttttctgttttctttctgCTCTTGGTTTCTTATTCTGGCTTACACCCGGCGGGCTTGCCTGGGCTTTTGTTCAGGCTTCGAGTTCTGCCCGGTCCGTTATTCCAGGCCCGTCATTTTCTGGTTTGTCCTGTATTTTATCTGGCCAAACTCCGCACCGAGTTTTGGCTAAACTCGCTCGGAGCTACCATGCCGAGTCGTTGATGGCTTTTTCTATTGGTTTAACTCGGTTTATTATTTCTAGCGAACCTGAAACTGCAAAAGAAATTCTGGGTAGTTCTGCTTTTGCTGATAGGCCAGTGAAGGAATCAGCTTACGAGCTATTGTTTCACAGGGCAATGGGGTTTGCACCGTACGGTGAGTATTGGAGGAATCTGAGGAGAATTTCTGCGACTCATTTGTTTTCTCCTAGAAGGATTTATGGGTTTGAAGGTTTTAGGCGTGAGGTTGGGTCGAAAATGGTGGAAAGGATTAATTTTTTGATGGGTGAAATGGGTTGTGTTGAGGTTAAAAAAGTTCTTCATTTTGGGTCACTTAACAATGTGATGATGACTGTGTTTGGaaaaagttatgatttttttgaTGGTGATGGTGTTGAGCTTGAGGAAATGGTGAGTGAAGGATATGAGTTGTTGGGTGTTTTTAACTGGAGTGACCATTTTCCTCTTTTGGGTTGGATGGATTTCCAGGGTGTGAGGAAAAGATGCAGAGATTTGGTTTTGAAAGTTAATGTTTTTGTTGGTAAGATTATAGATGAACATAAGATGAAGAGGTTGTCTGATGGAAAAACAACAGTGGGTGATTTCGTTGATGTTTTGCTTGATTTAGAGGAAAATGACAAGCTGAACGATTCTGATATGATTGCAGTTCTTTGGGTAATtcaatatttctatttttgttttttattttgtatttttgtcgTTTGGATTTTCTATGTTTGTGATTTTTGTCGTttgatgttttttgttttgtttaggAAATGATTTTCAGAGGAACAGACACTGTTGCAATTTTATTGGAGTGGATTTTGGCAAGGATGGTTCTTCATCCCGAGATACAAGCGAAAGCACAAGAAGAAATTGACCGTGTTGTTGGAAATTCCAAGACTATTACAGATGAAGATGTTCAAAAAATGAGTTACTTGCATTGCATTGTGAAGGAAGCATTAAGGGTTCATCCACCAGGTCCACTTCTATCATGGGCACGTTTAGCTGTTCACGATGTTATGGTAGGTGACAAGCATGTTCCTAAAGGCACAACTGCCATGGTAAACATGTGGGCCATAACACATGATGAAAAGGTTTGGGATGAGCCAGAGGAGTTTAAACCAGAGAGGTTTATGAATGAAGATGTTAGTATAATGGGTTCTGATTTAAGGTTGGCTCCATTTGGTGCTGGTAGAAGGGTTTGTCCTGGAAAAGCAATGGGTTTAGCTTCTGTTCATCTTTGGCTTGCTCAGTTACTTCAAAGCTTTGAATGGGT
It contains:
- the LOC101491502 gene encoding cytochrome P450 78A5, yielding MSPQYLLLLFPDYVFFQPLTLSFQTAFFCFLSALGFLFWLTPGGLAWAFVQASSSARSVIPGPSFSGLSCILSGQTPHRVLAKLARSYHAESLMAFSIGLTRFIISSEPETAKEILGSSAFADRPVKESAYELLFHRAMGFAPYGEYWRNLRRISATHLFSPRRIYGFEGFRREVGSKMVERINFLMGEMGCVEVKKVLHFGSLNNVMMTVFGKSYDFFDGDGVELEEMVSEGYELLGVFNWSDHFPLLGWMDFQGVRKRCRDLVLKVNVFVGKIIDEHKMKRLSDGKTTVGDFVDVLLDLEENDKLNDSDMIAVLWEMIFRGTDTVAILLEWILARMVLHPEIQAKAQEEIDRVVGNSKTITDEDVQKMSYLHCIVKEALRVHPPGPLLSWARLAVHDVMVGDKHVPKGTTAMVNMWAITHDEKVWDEPEEFKPERFMNEDVSIMGSDLRLAPFGAGRRVCPGKAMGLASVHLWLAQLLQSFEWVKSDDSLVDLDECLKLSMEMKTPLVCKVVSRAKAIV